The Polypterus senegalus isolate Bchr_013 chromosome 10, ASM1683550v1, whole genome shotgun sequence genomic interval ACTGCAGCCAGAGGAGGGTTAATGGCTAGTTACTGTCGAGGGCGTCAACCACAGCGATCATGGGAGCTTGTTCAAACACAGAATGTGACAGGGtggtgtgatttttttcttaaagaaagTGACGTCCCCGGTTTTCAGCTTggcttattttaataaaaaaaggggGCGTGTAGGTCCACATATAACATGCAATTCCAATATGAGGCTCGCAGATTCTCTTCCTGGTGCCTTGCCCGTTCCACAGAACTAGCTTACCGATTGGCGGTTATAGCTGTCACTCAAACATCTCGGTAACCATCCCAATAGACTGACAACCGGACAGAATGTTACAATCAATCAAAATGACAGACACACCCCGTCCTTAACAGTCGAAAAGCTTCTGATCTAAATTCGGTCACGGTAACCTACAGTGTTATTATATTACCAGAAAAGTTCAACAATAAAACAACTTCGTGGGTGTtccgttttatttttcttctaacCGTACACAACATATATTTCGGCTCTTACCTTTACTGGCTTTGGTAAAATTGCTCCTGTCGATGAGCACACAGCCGTACGAGCCAGTGCTGGGCCAGTGTTGCTCACTACCTTTTTACGTAATAAATTAGTACTTCTTGGGAAACCAACGGCTGAAAAAAGCAGAGGAATCCGACCTACTGCAAACGCCATCTTGGAACCTGCAACTGTCAAGAGCGACTCCAGGATGACGTCACAGTTACGAGTTAGCACTCACGAAATGAAGGCGGGGATTTTAATCAGGTATCTACGGGTCGCCATTCGGAACATTTTGCCAGTCTTCGTGTGCTCGCTCATGGCTTTACACTTCCAAAGCCTGGTGTAATATACTTATTGCGTGAAGCCGGCTCGCAAGTTTGTACGCCAAAGACGAGGAAGAGGTAACTTTTTTGCACAAGGTATGTAGCTGGCAGGAAGCGAATAAGTCTCCAACTTCAGCCTCGTTGAACATAGCGCACATATACGAGGGGAATGTCAAGCTTTGCAGGAGGGCATTTGTAAATTTAGTATGTTGGTTACTCATTATGTGAAAAAAGTATAAACAAGAAAGATAAAGCAAATGCTAGCAAATAACGTAATTATTTATCAAATGAAACAGCTAAACTGCACAGGAGTCTTTGTAAGTCTTACTGTGTGTACATTCCCACTTAATATGGTgaagtttattgtatttattctttGGTGATGTCATATGTACAGAAAGGGTTGGgatggtttagaaaatggaaataaaaacaaagcgaTTTTAAAATCCATCAGAAAGGGTATAATGACaagatatttaattttaagtCTTATCAACTTAATTTTTTCGTAAATAAAAATCCATTGTTGCCATTGAGGCAACACATGCCAGAACTGTTGGTGTCAGAAAAATCTTTTCAggtgttttttggaagaaatgcacATCGTGTCCTCCAGCCCAAAgatgaaaaggaccatccagactgttactaGTTACAGTATAAGTCCAGAAGTCCACGTCTGTGACGGTCTG includes:
- the smdt1b gene encoding single-pass membrane protein with aspartate-rich tail 1b, which gives rise to MAFAVGRIPLLFSAVGFPRSTNLLRKKVVSNTGPALARTAVCSSTGAILPKPVKTSFGLVRMTIIVVPFLYLGTQISKSFAALLEEHDIFVPEDDDDDD